A genomic region of Methylobacterium durans contains the following coding sequences:
- a CDS encoding HAD-IA family hydrolase, whose protein sequence is MLRALIFDVDGTLAETEDLHRQAFNRAFADLGLPWHWDPPLYADLLAVMGGKERLLHYIETAHPAEAEALRPRMPEIHDRKTRHYGDLVVSGALALRPGIARLLAEARAGGVKLAVATTTSRPNVDRLVEVNFPAGDRPFDVIACGDEAARKKPAPDVFELALRRLGVAPEEAIAFEDSAAGIRSALDAGLPVIATRSRYTESHRLDGAFSALSDLGEPGHPHRHIAGQDWPGGVVTLASLREWHARREAAAA, encoded by the coding sequence GTGTTGAGGGCCCTGATCTTCGACGTCGACGGGACGCTCGCCGAGACCGAGGACCTGCACCGGCAGGCCTTCAACCGCGCCTTCGCGGATCTCGGCTTGCCCTGGCACTGGGATCCGCCCCTCTACGCCGATCTCCTCGCCGTGATGGGCGGCAAGGAGCGGCTCCTCCACTACATCGAGACCGCCCATCCCGCCGAGGCGGAGGCCCTGCGCCCCCGCATGCCGGAGATCCACGACCGCAAGACGCGCCATTACGGCGACCTCGTGGTGAGCGGCGCGCTGGCGCTCCGTCCCGGCATCGCCCGCCTCCTGGCGGAGGCGCGGGCCGGGGGCGTCAAGCTCGCGGTCGCCACCACCACGAGCCGGCCGAACGTCGACCGGCTGGTCGAGGTCAATTTCCCGGCGGGAGACCGGCCCTTCGACGTGATCGCCTGCGGCGACGAGGCGGCCCGCAAGAAGCCGGCGCCGGACGTGTTCGAGCTGGCGCTGCGCCGCCTCGGCGTGGCGCCGGAGGAGGCCATCGCCTTCGAGGATTCGGCGGCCGGCATCCGCTCGGCCCTCGATGCGGGCCTGCCGGTGATCGCCACCCGCAGCCGCTACACCGAGAGCCACCGCCTCGACGGCGCCTTCTCGGCCCTGTCCGACCTCGGCGAGCCCGGCCACCCGCACCGCCACATCGCCGGCCAGGACTGGCCCGGCGGCGTCGTGACCCTCGCGTCCCTCAGGGAGTGGCACGCCCGCCGCGAGGCCGCGGCCGCCTGA
- a CDS encoding YebC/PmpR family DNA-binding transcriptional regulator, with amino-acid sequence MAGHSQFKNIMHRKGRVDAVRSKVFGKLAREITVAAKLGTPDPAMNPRLRAAILAARAENMPKDNIERAIKKAAGGEGENYEEIRYEGYGPGGAALIVEAQTDNRNRTASDVRSAFTKSGGSLAETGAVAFLFDRVGIVAFPASVADADAMLEAAIEAGADDVRSDEHGHEVTCAQDSYGEVTKALEARFGEPSRTALVWKAQTTIDVDDETGEKLIRLVEVIEDQDDVQNVYVNFALSDALMAKLAA; translated from the coding sequence ATGGCCGGCCATTCCCAGTTCAAGAACATCATGCACCGCAAGGGCCGGGTGGACGCCGTCCGCTCGAAGGTCTTCGGCAAGCTCGCCCGCGAGATCACGGTGGCGGCCAAGCTCGGCACGCCCGATCCCGCCATGAACCCGCGCCTGCGCGCCGCGATCCTCGCGGCCCGGGCCGAGAACATGCCCAAGGACAACATCGAGCGCGCCATCAAGAAGGCGGCCGGCGGCGAGGGCGAGAATTACGAGGAGATCCGCTACGAGGGCTACGGCCCGGGCGGGGCCGCCCTCATCGTCGAGGCGCAGACCGACAACCGCAACCGCACCGCCTCCGACGTGCGCTCGGCCTTCACCAAGTCCGGCGGCAGCCTCGCCGAGACCGGCGCCGTCGCCTTCCTGTTCGACCGGGTCGGCATCGTCGCCTTCCCCGCATCCGTCGCCGACGCCGACGCGATGCTGGAGGCCGCGATCGAGGCGGGCGCGGACGACGTGCGCTCGGACGAGCACGGCCACGAGGTGACCTGCGCGCAGGATTCCTACGGCGAGGTGACGAAGGCGCTGGAGGCCCGCTTCGGCGAGCCGAGCCGCACCGCCCTCGTCTGGAAGGCGCAGACGACGATCGACGTCGACGACGAGACCGGAGAGAAGCTGATCCGCCTCGTCGAGGTGATCGAGGACCAGGACGACGTCCAGAACGTCTACGTCAACTTCGCCCTCTCCGATGCGCTGATGGCGAAGCTCGCGGCGTGA
- a CDS encoding DUF2188 domain-containing protein, producing MKKAQHVISRPGGRWSVRPSGAARASRIFATQAEAIRYARERAREAGADLYVHRRDGTISARDRYGSGPEPTRG from the coding sequence ATGAAGAAGGCCCAGCACGTCATCTCGCGTCCCGGCGGCCGGTGGAGCGTGCGTCCGTCAGGGGCGGCGCGCGCCTCCCGCATCTTCGCGACGCAGGCCGAGGCGATCCGCTACGCGCGCGAGCGGGCCCGCGAGGCGGGCGCGGACCTCTACGTCCATCGCCGGGACGGCACGATCAGCGCGCGGGATCGATACGGGAGCGGGCCGGAGCCGACGCGCGGCTGA
- the rpe gene encoding ribulose-phosphate 3-epimerase — translation MTSPIIAPSILSADFAKLGEEVRAVDAAGADWIHLDVMDGHFVPNLTFGPPVIKALRPHSRKVFDVHLMIAPADPYLAAFAEAGADIITIHAEAGPHVHRSLQTIRGLGKRAGLALNPGTPAAAVEPVLDMVDLVLVMTVNPGFGGQSFIGGALETVSRVRAMTAGRAIDIEVDGGIGPETVRRAAAAGANVFVAGNAVFREGPEHYARHIAAIRAGAAEAGGSALSC, via the coding sequence ATGACGAGCCCCATCATCGCGCCCTCGATCCTCTCGGCCGACTTCGCCAAGCTCGGCGAGGAGGTGCGCGCGGTCGACGCGGCCGGGGCCGACTGGATCCATCTCGACGTGATGGACGGGCATTTCGTGCCGAACCTCACCTTCGGCCCGCCGGTGATCAAGGCCCTGCGCCCGCACTCGCGCAAGGTCTTCGACGTGCACCTGATGATCGCCCCGGCCGACCCCTACCTCGCCGCCTTCGCGGAGGCCGGCGCCGACATCATCACGATCCACGCGGAGGCCGGCCCGCACGTCCACCGCTCGCTCCAGACCATCCGGGGGCTCGGCAAGCGCGCGGGGCTCGCCCTCAATCCCGGCACGCCGGCCGCGGCGGTCGAGCCCGTCCTCGACATGGTCGACCTCGTCCTCGTCATGACGGTCAATCCCGGCTTCGGCGGCCAGAGCTTCATCGGCGGCGCGCTCGAGACCGTTTCCCGGGTGCGGGCGATGACGGCGGGCCGGGCGATCGACATCGAGGTCGACGGCGGCATCGGCCCGGAGACGGTGCGGCGCGCGGCGGCCGCGGGCGCCAACGTGTTCGTGGCCGGCAACGCGGTCTTCCGGGAGGGGCCGGAGCACTACGCCCGCCACATCGCGGCGATCCGCGCCGGCGCCGCCGAGGCCGGCGGGAGCGCCCTGTCGTGTTGA
- a CDS encoding phosphoribulokinase, whose product MSARHPIISVTGSSGAGTTSVRNTFEQIFRREDVSAVYIEGDAFHAFDRESMRTRMAAEPTLSHFAPRANLLPELEEVFRTYAESGTGRTRHYAHDAADAAQYGTAPGTFSAWEDFPPGSDLLFYEGLHGCVVNETVDIARYADLKIGVVPVINLEWIQKLHRDRSFRGYSTEAVTDVILRRMPDYVQTICPQFSWTDINFQRVPTVDTSNPFIARWIPTADESMVVIRFKDPKGIDFSYLVSMIHDSFMSRANSIVIPGGKLDLAMQLILTPIIMQLVERRRRLA is encoded by the coding sequence ATGTCCGCCCGCCATCCCATCATCTCGGTGACAGGCTCCTCGGGAGCCGGGACCACCTCGGTCCGCAACACCTTCGAGCAGATCTTCCGCCGCGAGGACGTGAGCGCCGTCTACATCGAGGGCGACGCCTTTCACGCCTTCGACCGGGAGAGCATGCGCACGCGCATGGCGGCCGAGCCGACGCTCAGCCACTTCGCGCCGCGCGCCAACCTGCTGCCGGAGCTGGAGGAGGTGTTCCGCACCTACGCCGAATCCGGCACCGGCCGCACCCGGCACTACGCCCACGACGCGGCGGACGCGGCCCAGTACGGCACCGCGCCCGGCACCTTCAGCGCCTGGGAGGATTTCCCGCCGGGCTCGGACCTCCTGTTCTACGAGGGCCTGCACGGCTGCGTCGTCAACGAGACCGTGGACATCGCCCGCTACGCCGACCTCAAGATCGGCGTCGTGCCGGTGATCAACCTCGAATGGATCCAGAAGCTGCACCGGGACCGCTCGTTCCGCGGCTACTCCACCGAGGCCGTCACCGACGTGATCCTGCGCCGGATGCCCGATTACGTGCAGACGATCTGCCCGCAATTCTCCTGGACGGACATCAACTTCCAGCGGGTGCCGACGGTCGACACCTCGAACCCCTTCATCGCCCGCTGGATCCCGACCGCCGACGAGTCGATGGTGGTGATCCGCTTCAAGGATCCGAAGGGGATCGACTTCTCGTATCTCGTCTCGATGATCCACGACAGCTTCATGAGCCGGGCGAACTCCATCGTGATCCCGGGCGGCAAGCTCGACCTCGCGATGCAGCTCATCCTGACGCCGATCATCATGCAGCTCGTGGAGCGCCGCCGGCGCCTCGCCTGA
- the typA gene encoding translational GTPase TypA codes for MKLRNIAIIAHVDHGKTTLVDKLLQQSGSFRENQRVEERAMDSNDLEKERGITILAKATSVVWKDTRINIVDTPGHADFGGEVERILSMVDGVVVLVDAAEGPMPQTKFVVSKALKIGLRPIVAVNKVDRPDARINEVVNEVFDLFAALDATDEQLDFPILYGSGRNGWMANAPDGSQEDGLAPMFDLVLEHVPPAKTEDGPFRMLGTLLEANPFLGRIITGRIASGTVKPNQSIKVLDRSGKVVETGRVSKILAFRGLERQPIEVGEAGDIVSIAGLVKGTVADTFCDPQVDTPIQAQPIDPPTVTMSFIVNDSPLAGTEGDKVTSRMIRDRLFKEAEGNVTLKIEEAADKDSFYVSGRGELQLSILIETMRREGFEIAVSRPRVVYEKGEDGELLEPVEEVVIDVDEEHSGVVVQKMSERKAEMLEMRPSGGDRLRLVFHAPTRGLIGYQGELMTDTRGTAIMNRLFKAYEPYKGEIAGRRNGVLISNDKGEAVAYAMWNLEDRGPMMIEPGAKVYQGMIVGEHNRENDLEVNVLKGKKLTNIRTTSKDEAVRLTPPIRMTLEKSLAWIQDDELMEVTPKSIRLRKTVLDPNDRKRAERAKEAVSA; via the coding sequence ATGAAGCTGCGCAACATCGCCATCATCGCCCACGTCGACCACGGCAAGACGACCCTCGTCGACAAGCTCCTCCAGCAATCCGGCTCCTTCCGCGAGAACCAGCGGGTCGAGGAACGGGCGATGGATTCGAACGACCTCGAGAAGGAGCGCGGCATCACCATCCTGGCCAAGGCCACTTCGGTGGTCTGGAAGGACACGCGCATCAACATCGTCGACACCCCCGGCCACGCCGATTTCGGCGGCGAGGTCGAGCGCATCCTCTCGATGGTGGACGGCGTGGTCGTGCTGGTCGACGCCGCCGAGGGCCCGATGCCGCAGACCAAGTTCGTGGTCTCGAAGGCGCTCAAGATCGGCCTGCGCCCGATCGTGGCCGTCAACAAGGTCGACCGGCCGGACGCGCGCATCAACGAGGTCGTCAACGAGGTCTTCGACCTGTTCGCGGCCCTCGACGCCACCGACGAGCAGCTCGACTTCCCGATCCTCTACGGCTCGGGCCGCAACGGCTGGATGGCGAACGCGCCGGACGGTTCGCAGGAGGACGGCCTCGCGCCGATGTTCGACCTCGTGCTGGAGCACGTGCCCCCGGCCAAGACCGAGGACGGCCCGTTCCGCATGCTCGGCACACTGTTGGAGGCCAATCCCTTCCTCGGCCGCATCATCACCGGGCGCATCGCGTCGGGCACGGTGAAGCCGAACCAGTCGATCAAGGTGCTCGACCGCTCGGGCAAGGTGGTCGAGACCGGACGCGTCTCGAAGATCCTCGCCTTCCGCGGCCTGGAGCGCCAGCCGATCGAGGTCGGCGAGGCGGGCGACATCGTCTCGATCGCGGGCCTCGTGAAGGGCACGGTGGCCGACACGTTCTGCGACCCGCAGGTCGACACGCCGATCCAGGCCCAGCCGATCGACCCGCCGACCGTGACCATGTCCTTCATCGTCAACGACAGCCCGCTCGCGGGCACCGAGGGCGACAAGGTGACGAGCCGCATGATCCGCGACCGCCTGTTCAAGGAGGCCGAGGGCAACGTCACGCTCAAGATCGAGGAAGCGGCCGACAAGGACTCGTTCTACGTCTCGGGCCGCGGCGAGCTGCAGCTCTCGATCCTGATCGAGACCATGCGCCGCGAGGGCTTCGAGATCGCGGTCTCGCGCCCCCGCGTGGTCTACGAGAAAGGCGAGGACGGCGAGCTCCTGGAGCCCGTCGAGGAGGTCGTGATCGACGTGGACGAGGAGCATTCCGGCGTCGTCGTCCAGAAGATGTCCGAGCGGAAGGCCGAGATGCTGGAGATGCGGCCCTCCGGCGGCGACCGCCTGCGCCTCGTCTTCCACGCGCCGACCCGGGGCCTGATCGGCTACCAGGGCGAGCTGATGACGGACACCCGCGGCACCGCGATCATGAACCGCCTGTTCAAGGCCTACGAGCCCTACAAGGGCGAGATCGCCGGCCGCCGCAACGGCGTGCTGATCTCGAACGACAAGGGCGAGGCCGTGGCCTACGCCATGTGGAACCTCGAGGACCGCGGCCCGATGATGATCGAGCCCGGCGCCAAGGTTTACCAGGGCATGATCGTGGGCGAGCACAACCGCGAGAACGATCTCGAGGTGAACGTGCTCAAGGGCAAGAAGCTGACGAACATCCGCACCACCTCGAAGGACGAGGCCGTGCGCCTGACGCCGCCGATCCGGATGACGCTGGAGAAGTCGCTCGCCTGGATCCAGGACGACGAGCTGATGGAAGTCACGCCGAAATCGATCCGCCTGCGCAAGACCGTCCTCGACCCGAACGACCGCAAGCGGGCCGAGCGCGCCAAGGAGGCGGTGAGCGCCTGA
- a CDS encoding helix-turn-helix domain-containing protein, translating into MSAAQSRAARGLLGWSEADLAAKVGLDVSFVRSFEAGQNDPAPGQIEALRSALMRAGAVFTNGDCPGVHLERRAAPDEGTRLGDLTTENDR; encoded by the coding sequence ATGAGCGCGGCGCAATCGCGGGCGGCGCGCGGCCTCCTCGGCTGGTCCGAGGCGGACCTCGCGGCCAAGGTCGGGCTCGACGTCTCCTTCGTGCGCAGCTTCGAGGCGGGCCAGAACGACCCGGCGCCGGGGCAGATCGAGGCCCTGCGCAGCGCCCTCATGCGGGCGGGCGCCGTCTTCACGAACGGGGATTGCCCCGGCGTGCATCTCGAGCGGCGCGCCGCGCCGGACGAGGGAACGCGCCTCGGCGACCTCACCACCGAGAACGACCGCTGA
- a CDS encoding DUF3325 domain-containing protein, which translates to MTPLVLALNLALSFASLAALALSLDRHHRDAFLARAPKARARALRLAGWAGIAVSFAAAVAFEGWNFGPVQWIGALTGAALLVVALLSYRPQWLRPAALAALPLALVALPFALKG; encoded by the coding sequence ATGACCCCCCTCGTCCTCGCCCTCAACCTCGCCCTGAGCTTCGCCTCGCTCGCAGCGCTGGCGCTGAGCCTCGACCGGCACCACCGCGACGCCTTCCTGGCCCGCGCGCCGAAGGCGCGCGCCCGGGCCCTGCGGCTCGCGGGCTGGGCGGGCATCGCCGTCTCGTTCGCCGCCGCCGTGGCGTTCGAGGGCTGGAATTTCGGGCCGGTGCAGTGGATCGGGGCGCTCACCGGAGCCGCGCTCCTCGTCGTCGCGCTCCTGTCCTACCGGCCCCAATGGCTGCGTCCGGCCGCGCTCGCCGCGCTGCCGCTCGCGCTCGTCGCCCTGCCCTTCGCGCTGAAGGGATAG
- a CDS encoding META domain-containing protein, with the protein MRAIWIAALACAVAAGATATATDAQAQGVTGFGKANRRPGGEEKQPQYIPSAKPTEKIFPLDATWTAVSLNGKSFGGLDRPSFIIDKQYRARGYGGCNTFAATAFPLREQHLAVGPLAITKKSCEKGLSAVEQSFFLALRTAGAWDIVGSQLVIKSQNGELRLERSL; encoded by the coding sequence ATGAGAGCGATTTGGATCGCCGCGCTGGCCTGCGCCGTCGCGGCCGGGGCGACGGCCACGGCTACGGACGCGCAGGCTCAGGGTGTGACCGGCTTCGGCAAGGCGAACCGCCGGCCGGGCGGGGAGGAGAAGCAGCCGCAATACATCCCGTCCGCGAAGCCGACCGAGAAGATCTTCCCGCTCGACGCGACCTGGACGGCGGTGAGCCTCAACGGCAAGTCCTTCGGCGGCCTCGACCGCCCGAGCTTCATCATCGACAAGCAGTACCGCGCCCGCGGCTACGGCGGCTGCAACACCTTCGCGGCCACCGCCTTCCCCCTGCGCGAGCAGCACCTCGCGGTGGGTCCGCTCGCGATCACCAAGAAGTCCTGCGAGAAGGGCCTCTCGGCCGTCGAGCAGAGCTTCTTCCTGGCGCTGCGCACCGCGGGCGCCTGGGACATCGTCGGCTCCCAGCTCGTGATCAAGAGCCAGAACGGCGAGCTGCGCCTGGAGCGCTCGCTCTGA
- the cysK gene encoding cysteine synthase A: MADSAVSSPTGKPGHGRVFGSITETIGNTPLVRLNRLPQERGIDAEILLKLEFFNPIASVKDRIGVNMIDALEASGRLKPGGTLVEPTSGNTGIALAFVAAARGYRLILVMPETMSLERRKMLAFLGAELALTPGPQGMKGAIAKAEELLTEIPGAVMPQQFENPANPEIHRKTTAEEIWNDTQGQLDAFVAGVGTGGTVTGVGQVLKPRLPNLHVVAVEPEDSPVLSGGQPGPHKIQGIGAGFVPGILDRSVIDEVLTVSNQTAFETARLLGRLEGIPGGISTGGNVAAALELASRPEFKGKRIVTVACSFAERYISSALFEGI, from the coding sequence ATGGCCGATTCCGCAGTTTCGTCCCCCACCGGCAAGCCGGGCCACGGCCGCGTCTTCGGGTCGATCACCGAGACGATCGGCAACACGCCCCTGGTTCGTCTCAACCGCCTGCCCCAGGAGCGCGGCATCGACGCCGAGATCCTGCTGAAGCTCGAGTTCTTCAACCCGATCGCGAGCGTCAAGGACCGCATCGGCGTGAACATGATCGATGCGCTCGAAGCCTCCGGCCGCCTCAAGCCCGGCGGCACCCTGGTCGAGCCGACCTCGGGCAATACCGGCATCGCGCTCGCCTTCGTGGCGGCCGCCCGCGGCTACCGCCTGATCCTCGTGATGCCCGAGACGATGTCGCTGGAGCGGCGCAAGATGCTCGCCTTCCTCGGCGCCGAGCTCGCGCTCACCCCCGGCCCGCAGGGCATGAAGGGCGCCATCGCCAAGGCGGAGGAACTCCTGACGGAGATCCCGGGCGCGGTGATGCCCCAGCAATTCGAGAACCCGGCGAACCCCGAGATCCACCGCAAGACGACAGCCGAGGAGATCTGGAACGACACGCAGGGCCAGCTCGACGCCTTCGTGGCGGGCGTGGGCACCGGCGGCACCGTCACCGGCGTCGGCCAGGTGCTGAAGCCGCGCCTGCCGAACCTGCACGTGGTCGCGGTCGAGCCGGAGGATTCCCCGGTCCTGTCCGGCGGCCAGCCCGGCCCGCACAAGATCCAGGGCATCGGCGCCGGTTTCGTACCCGGCATCCTCGACCGCTCCGTGATCGACGAGGTGCTCACGGTCTCGAACCAGACGGCCTTCGAGACGGCACGCCTGCTCGGGCGCCTGGAGGGCATTCCGGGCGGCATCTCGACCGGCGGCAACGTCGCCGCGGCGCTGGAGCTCGCGAGCCGGCCCGAATTCAAGGGCAAGCGCATCGTCACCGTCGCCTGTTCCTTCGCCGAGCGCTACATCTCCTCGGCGCTGTTCGAGGGCATCTGA
- a CDS encoding LysR family transcriptional regulator, producing MRNLSLKQLQAVAAVARLGTMTRAAQELNVTSAALYARIRQLEEEAGLLLFDRTPTGLKPTDAGREMLWAIDSINTVLETCTDRLRTLKGGGGGRVTMGVVSTAKYFAPQVIAGFVGRYPGVEINLSVGNRGSTVEALRNYEIDFAIMGRPPRDFAIEAEIFGPHPIVLIAAPSNPLAGRKGLTRADLSEESFLVREEGSGTRTVFEEFMSGVIIKRAKLGIDSGSNETIKQAVMAGLGIALLSAHTVAAEVESGRLITLDVQGLPIRRDWYAVRRADKVLSPAARAFWEYLMQDGARWLPGLDALGTADASPAAGPRAEASA from the coding sequence ATGCGTAACCTGTCCCTCAAACAGCTCCAGGCGGTCGCCGCCGTCGCCCGGCTCGGCACGATGACCCGGGCCGCGCAGGAACTCAACGTCACCTCGGCCGCGCTCTACGCCCGGATCCGCCAGCTGGAGGAGGAGGCGGGCCTCCTCCTGTTCGACCGCACGCCCACCGGCCTCAAGCCGACCGATGCGGGCCGCGAGATGCTCTGGGCGATCGACAGCATCAACACGGTGCTGGAGACCTGCACGGACCGCCTGCGGACGCTCAAGGGCGGCGGCGGCGGGCGCGTGACGATGGGCGTCGTCTCGACGGCGAAGTACTTCGCGCCGCAGGTGATCGCGGGCTTCGTCGGGCGCTATCCCGGCGTCGAGATCAACCTCTCGGTGGGCAACCGCGGCAGCACGGTCGAGGCGCTGCGCAATTACGAGATCGACTTCGCGATCATGGGCCGGCCGCCGCGCGACTTCGCGATCGAGGCCGAGATCTTCGGGCCGCACCCGATCGTGCTGATCGCCGCGCCGTCGAACCCCCTCGCCGGGCGCAAGGGGCTGACCCGCGCCGACCTCTCGGAGGAATCCTTCCTCGTGCGCGAGGAAGGGTCGGGCACCCGCACGGTGTTCGAGGAATTCATGAGCGGCGTCATCATCAAGCGGGCGAAGCTCGGCATCGATTCCGGCTCGAACGAGACGATCAAGCAGGCGGTGATGGCGGGCCTCGGCATCGCGCTCCTCTCCGCCCACACGGTGGCGGCCGAGGTGGAATCGGGCCGCCTCATCACCCTCGACGTGCAGGGCCTGCCGATCCGGCGCGACTGGTACGCGGTGCGCCGGGCCGACAAGGTGCTGAGCCCCGCCGCCCGCGCCTTCTGGGAATACCTGATGCAGGACGGCGCCCGCTGGCTGCCGGGCCTGGACGCCCTCGGCACGGCCGATGCGAGCCCCGCCGCGGGGCCGCGGGCCGAGGCCAGCGCGTGA
- a CDS encoding class 1 fructose-bisphosphatase: MATGGSGGGSWAVGARLDACLAQAVAGDGSLTDVAAVVAAIAGAAIDISEVIGRGALGGDLAATGAQNSDGDVQKALDVIAHQRVTEALRAAPVAEVASEEAEDVMRLNPGAPLAVAIDPLDGSSNIGVNMAVGTIFGIRPAVPGATGPESFTSPGTAQRAAGFVTYGPATALVLTLGHGTQVFVLDRAERAFRLTHPSLDVPVAAKEFAINASNGRHWDTPIRAFIEDCLRGADGPRDKDFNMRWLGSLVADAQRVLMRGGVFLYPGDNRKGYAQGRLRLLYEAAPIAMLMEQAGAGATDGERRILDIEATGIHERVPLVFGSQEEVACVAKYFGGRNHAAGRSPLFGQRGLMRG; encoded by the coding sequence ATGGCGACGGGAGGATCAGGGGGAGGATCTTGGGCGGTCGGCGCGCGGCTCGACGCGTGCCTGGCGCAGGCCGTCGCCGGGGACGGGAGCCTCACGGACGTCGCCGCCGTCGTCGCGGCGATCGCCGGGGCGGCGATCGACATCAGCGAGGTGATCGGGCGCGGCGCGCTCGGCGGCGACCTCGCGGCGACGGGCGCCCAGAACAGCGACGGCGACGTCCAGAAGGCCCTCGACGTGATCGCCCATCAGCGCGTCACCGAGGCCCTGCGGGCCGCGCCCGTGGCGGAGGTCGCCTCCGAGGAGGCCGAGGACGTGATGCGCCTGAACCCGGGCGCGCCGCTGGCCGTCGCCATCGACCCTCTCGACGGCTCGTCGAACATCGGCGTCAACATGGCGGTCGGCACGATCTTCGGCATCCGCCCGGCGGTGCCCGGTGCCACCGGCCCCGAATCCTTCACCTCGCCGGGCACCGCGCAGCGCGCGGCCGGCTTCGTCACCTACGGGCCGGCCACCGCCCTGGTCCTCACCCTCGGCCACGGCACCCAGGTCTTCGTGCTCGACCGGGCGGAGCGCGCCTTCCGCCTGACCCATCCGAGTCTCGACGTGCCGGTCGCCGCCAAGGAATTCGCGATCAACGCCTCGAACGGCCGCCACTGGGACACGCCGATCAGGGCCTTCATCGAGGATTGCCTGCGCGGCGCGGACGGCCCCCGCGACAAGGATTTCAACATGCGCTGGCTCGGCTCCCTGGTGGCCGACGCGCAGCGGGTGCTGATGCGCGGCGGCGTGTTCCTGTACCCGGGCGACAACCGCAAGGGCTACGCGCAAGGGCGCCTGCGCCTCCTCTACGAGGCCGCCCCGATCGCCATGCTGATGGAGCAGGCGGGCGCCGGCGCCACCGACGGCGAGCGCCGCATCCTCGACATCGAGGCGACCGGCATCCACGAGCGCGTGCCGCTGGTGTTCGGCTCCCAGGAGGAGGTCGCCTGCGTCGCCAAGTATTTCGGCGGCCGCAACCACGCCGCCGGCCGCTCGCCGCTGTTCGGCCAGCGCGGGCTGATGCGCGGATGA